ATTACGACACCTATTACGAACAAGCGCTGCAGTTAGTGCGAGCGGGGGGTGTGATTGCGATCGACAATGTGCTTTGGTACGGTCGCGTCGCCGATGCAACCGTCAACGACAATCGCACCGAAAAAATTCGTGCTTTGAATCAGAAACTACACCAGGACGATCGCATTGATCTGAGCCTGTTGCCCATCGGCGATGGTGTCACTCTGGCCCGGAAGCGTTGATAGCTGAACGCGATCGTGCCTCAGCTATTCCCCATCTATGCCGCGTTCTTAGGCCACTGGTTGGCCGCTCAGCAGAGCACTATTGCCCCCCGATCGCCGCCTGCTGGCTGGAATACATTGCGCGTAAGACTAACGCCGGATCCACCCAATTATCGTTATATTTCAAGCCCCAGTGCAGGTGCGGTCCGGTGGTGCGGCCCGTCATCCCGATGCGCCCAATCCGCATCCCCGTATCAACCAATTGCCCTTCGCGAATGCGCAAACCGCCCTCATTATCGAGCATGTAGCGGCCGCTGCCGTCTTGGGTGACATAGCCCTGCATGTGGCAGTAAATGTGCATCCAATTGCCTGACTGCACCACCACCGACGTGCCGCAGGAACTATCATCGGAAACTTCAATCACCTGGCCGCCCCACCAACTGCGAATGTAGCTGCCGGAAGGAGCCGCCATATCTAACCCATAGTGAAAGCGCTGGTCACCCCCGTAAGGGTCAGACCGATAGCCAAACGGTGACGTATACGCTTGAAAGTTTTCTACCGGGAAGGAGGCTTGTTGCCATTGAGTATTGGCGGCTGAGAGCGGGTCTAATGCCTGCGTCGGGGCAGCCTGTCCCAAGTTTAAGAAAACGACGATCGCAGCCGCGAGTAAGCCGCCTGCTAGCTGCCACACTCTAACCATAGAGCGTGCTCTTAGAGTCAAAATGGCATCCAAACGCCGAGAACGAATCCAACGCTTCATAGTGCAGAACCAGGGCGATATCAAAAATAGAAGAGCAAAATTCAACGATCGCTGAAACTCATGACGACTAAGAATAGCCCAGCTTGGTCAAAGTGACACTGCTAAAAGAGGCACAGCAAAACTGATTGGCGATCGCTCCCCGCAACAGGACGACAGGAAAAATATGGCTAAATTCAATCGGTCGGTCACGCCAAGGAATGATTGCAGTCGGTTGACCGCAAAAGTCACGACCGCAAAAATTTACATCATGATACAGAGTCCTGAATTGGGGATCAGGGAAAATTGTCGCTTGGCTCCGATTGAGTCCCCTGTGATCAACTGAGGCCCAGTTAACTCGCCAGCAACTGGGCTGACCGTCAGTTCAGAGACTGCTTTGAGGCGGCGTAATTGCGGGAAAAAAGGCCACACACAGTACCCTAAAGCCAAGGGGGCAGATGGCTAGGCAATGTACCGGCAACAGACAGATGTCCCCACCGATGAAGTGAAGGAGTCGACGGTGGCCGCAGAACATCAGTTTGTACTGGACCTAACGGTGGCGTTAGGGGCTTCAGCCGTCAGTGGATATGTTGCGAATCGGCTGCGACAACCAGCCCTGTTGGGGTATTTAGCGGCGGGGTTACTAATCGGCCCGTCGGGGTTTCGATTGCTGAATGACGTGCAGCAAATTGAAGAATTGGCCGAAATCGGCGTCGCGTTTTTGCTGTTTGCGCTGGGGGTTGAGTTTTCCCTCGCAGAACTGCGGCGGGTGCAAAAAATCGCCGTCCAAGGCAGCCTCTGGCAGATGGGGCTCACCACTGTACTCGTGTCTGTGGTGTCGATCTTGACCGGGTGGGCGACGTCGCCGCTGCAAGGAGTTTTTCTCGGCTTCGTGCTGTCTCTGTCTTCTACAGCAGTCGTGCTCAAGCTTTTGACCGAGCGCGGCGAAACCGTGGCAGTACACGGTCAACTAATGTTGGCGTTGCTCATTGCCCAAGACCTTGCATTGGGGTTGATGCTGGCGTTTTTGCCTGCCCTCGTTCAGCCAGAGCGGTTTTGGGTTGTTTTACTCGCCGCAGTGTTGAAGTTCACGCTGTTTTTAGGGGGCGCGATCGCGGTCGGGCGGTGGTGCATTCCTCGTTTGATGCGCACTGTGGCTGCCACCGAGAGCCAGGAATTATTTTTGCTCACCACGATCGCGCTGTGTCTAGGCATTGCGTGGATTACCTCCATCCTGGGGCTGTCGATTGAGCTGGGGGCCTTTGTGGCGGGGCTCATGGTCGCCGAAGTGGACTATTCAGAACAGGCGTTGGGGCGCGTTTTACCGCTGCGCGATACCTTTGCCTGTCTCTTTTTTGCCTCGGTCGGCATGCTGATCGACCCACAAGTGTTGTTAAACAACTGGGTGATTATTTTAGAACTGGTGACAGTGGTGATGGTAGGTAAAGCGCTGATTATTTTGCCGATCATTCTGCGGTTTGGCTATTCCTTCAAAACGGCGCTGTTAGTAAGTGTCGGGCTCAACCAAATTGGCGAATTTTCCTTTGTGCTGTCATTGCAGGGGTTGGAACTGGGCTTGATCAGTGATCAGCAGTATCTGTTGTTGTTGGGCACGACGGCCATCACCTTGGTGCTAACGCCAGCGTGGCTCAACAGTGCGCCGTGGTTGACGCGATCGCTACAAAAAATTCCCGCCGTTGATCGCTGGCTCAGTCAAATGGCGGAGCCCAAGCTGCTGTCGGTGCCTGACACCTTAGCCGAACATGTGATTGTGGCGGGCTATGGGCGCGTGGGCCAAGTCCTGGTGAATATTTTGCTCAATCGCGGCTACAAGGTACTGGTGATTGAGAACAGTGAAGCGGCCATTCAAAAGCTACGCCATCGACGCATTCCCTACATTTATGGCGATGCTGACGCTGAACAGGTGCTCGAAAAAACTCACCTGCCCCAAGCCAAGGCCATGGCGATTGCCCTGCCCGACCCCGCGAGCACGCGGTTATTGCTGCAGCGGGCGTTAGCGCGATCGCCCCACCTCGACATCATTGCCCGTTCTCATACCGACCGCGAAATTGATCTGTTGACCCAGATTGGCGCACGGGAAGTGGTGCAACCCGAATTTGAAGCGGCGATGGAATTGGGCGCACACCTGCTGCGATCGCTCGGCGAAGATACCGTGGGCATTCAGCAAGTGTTAAACAACATTCGCCGCGATCGCTATCAAAGTGTCCGTAGCTAAACTGATGCCTCCTGACCCGGCCCATTGGTTGGATGGGCGATCGCGGCTTTGCCAAAGCCCCCACCGTTTTTGATTACAATCAAGGCGCATTGGTTCATTATTGACGCGGTTATGCACAGCGACATCATTCAAACCGTCACTTCTTCCGAAGAGTCCATCGTGCTGTTTGAAATGAGCGATTCTCGGGGCAAAATGACCGCTGCTTCGCGGCATCCTCAAGAGCTCGCCACCAAATCAGCCCAAGCCCTTGGCCAAGCGATGGGCACCATTCACGCCCTGGCTAATCGCACCTCCGAAACGCTGGCTAAGTTGCCCCAACCGCCAGCCACCTGCGAAGTCGAATTTGGGATCAAAGTGGATGCTCAAGCAGGGGTTTTGGTCAGCAACTCTGCCGAGGCGAGCAACTTGCGGATTAAATTTGTGTGGGTGCCTACCCCCTCTAAACCTGCCTCAGAATAGGCACGACAGCGATCGTGCAATCATCTTGTGGGCAGGATTGCTAAAGGTACATGCGGCTCCAACCGCTGGTGCGTAACTGCTCAAGCTGCACAATCAAGTAACGCTGCTCAGTTTGTAGCCAGCCTTCTGCTTTGAACTCTTTGAGTAAACGCGTGACCGTCACTCGGGTGGTGCCAATCGCCGTGGCTAGTTGGTGATGGGTCAAGCGCACCGGAATTCGCACCCCACCGGGCTCGACTTGTCCGAACTCATGGGCAATTAATAGCAGCAATTGACGGAGGCGATCGCCGACTAATCGCTGCCCCGCGATCGCCAGCCACGCTTCTGACTGTTGCAGCCGTCGCATCAAATGACGACAAATTCCTGCTAGCAATAGGGGAGATGCTTCCACTTCCGCCGTCGGTAACGGTAAGACATCCACATCGGTCAGAGCGGTGGCCCAAAAGGGATCCACAATCGTAAAAGGTAAGCCAATAGGCATCGACGGCCCCGCCAAGCCCAACAGCGTTTCACTGCCATCGGGTTGAATGGTGTAAAGCTGCACCACCCCTCGACAGACAATCAGCACTTCGCTCATCTTTAAGGGCATCGTGCGCCCGGCCGCATACGGCGTTAGCGTTCGTTCTCGGTAGAGCTGCTCTAACACTGCCACAAAACCATCCTGAGATGACAGATGCTGAGCAGTGTGGGGGCGCAAAGAGGAGTTGACAGACACAGCTGATTGACCTGAGAACAATAGTTAAATATCCGCCGATGACCACTGTTAGCTTGGGCGGGCGCTGGGCGATCGCCTTACCCCAAAACTGCCATTGGGTACACCTTGCCTAAATATTTCTATCTGTCATGGTCAGCAATCATGCTTAAGGGCAGGCGAATCTGTGTTTAACAGCGGGTTAACATTTCATCAAAGATAGAGAACTGCGGTTGGGGGCGATTCTCGCCCGATAGGAATGAGTGCTCTATGGCGTCAAAATGCTGGCTGATATCTGTGCTCCGGACCTCATCAGCTCATGGTTGGTTGCTTGCCAACCAACAGCAGTGCTACAGCGGTGCCTGCACGGCGGCTCCTTCATTTTGCGGATGGTTGATGGCTGTCCCAATCGCGATCGCCTCCATTGATGCAGCCTCATAGGGACGCAAGAGTGCGGTCAACTCGCCCCGGTTGTAATGGGTCGGGTCTAGCCAAACGTCATAAGCGGCTGAGGGCAAAATCACCGGCATCCGATGATGAATCGGCGCCATTAACGTATTCGCCGCAGTCGTCAAAATCGTGCAAGAGAAGTGCAGCTCATCGGTTTGGGGCGATCGCCAACGTTCCCATAAGCCTGCAAAGGCAAACAGCGATCGCGCTTTGAGCCGAATCAGGTGCGGCTGCTTAGCTTGCCCCTTGGGAGCCTGCTGCCATTCGTAAAACCCATCTGCCACAATCAAACACCGCCGTCGCTGAAAGGCATCGCGAAAGGCGGGTTTATCCGCAACGGTTTCTGACCGAGCATTGATCAGCTTGTTGCCAATTTGAACATCTTTGCTCCACCCGGGCACTAAGCCCCAGCGCTTGGCATGATGCAGGCGATCGCCAGTACGGCGTGACTGCACAATCACCGAAATATCCTGGCTAGGCGCAATGTTGTATCGCGGGGAGAGTTCCGGCACTGCTGCAAGTTGAAACGTCTGAGCAACATCTGCCCCGGCATGAGTTTGAGCAAATCGCCCACACATTGCGTAATTCCAATCTCAATTTCCGCCTGCTCTAAACGTTGCCCGTTTCTCAACCCTAAGCTTGGAGAGCTGTTTGCTGCTGGGCCATTTCGTTTCGCAAGTTGGCCGTCATTTCAGTCAGCCCGGACTCAAACACTTCGAAAAAATAAGGTTGTAGCGGGCCCATACTGGCCTTAGCCTCAATCTTTTGTACAAGCAGGGTTGCGTCGGCTTGATTGGGTCCGCTGACGGGTGAAAGCTCCCAAGTCCCGTTCATTTCATCCAGCGTACCGTCCACCATGCGGTATTCAATCCGCTCCTGGGGATACTCGATGTTCTCGGTCACGATTTTGACGCGGATGGGCAAAATGCCGACTTTGCGGCTGTCTTTCCGCTCAACCAGTACACAATTGTCGCGTCTTTCCAGCACGCGGCTAGCCTTGACCGAAGGCAAGAAATCGGGAAAGCGTTCGTAATTAGTCAGAACGTCCCACACTACTGACGCGGGCGCGGGCACTAGTGATAGCACCGTGTAGGTTCCCTCACTGCCGAGCATCACGACCTCCCCGGCCTGCAGAGCTTGCTGCTGCTCGGGAGCCAAATCGAGGGTTAACTGGTCGAGGGAAGACGTGAGAGACATAAGATATGAACTAAATACTTGTACCTTCATCGTAACGAATTATTGCATGGTTAGTTTCTCGGATGTTCAATCCGCCTACGTAGATTTCCCGACTCAGGTGCAGAGCCTCATGCTAAGCACGGTCACTCCTGAAGGGCAACCGCAGGCCAGCTACACCCCATTTGTGATGGGTCGCGATCGCACCTTCTACATTTTTGTCAGTGGTCTTTCTAGCCATACTCAAAATCTGCAAAAGACTTCTCAAGCAGGCATCCTACTCATCGAAGATGAAGCTCAAGCGCAACAAATTTTTGCTCGGCGACGTTTGATGTACGACTGTGATGTCACCTTGATCGAACGTCACGATCCCCAATGGGCCAACCTGGCAGATCAGTTTAAGCGGCGATTTGGCAACCTGATTGATATGTTGCGGCAGTTGCCTGATTTTCAAATTTTTCAACTCGCACCCAGTGGTGGCCGTTTTGTCGTGGGCTTTGGGGCGGCCTATGAGGTCAACCCCGACAATCTGGAACAGTTGATGCCCACCGAAAATTAATCCTTCGCCCCCGCCTGAGGTTGCTGGCTGAGCAGCCACGTTAGGGGGCTTACGCTCCGGGCCGACGGCGGTTTTGGCAAGCTGGATATCAGCTTGCTACCCAGCGGGAACCACCAGGTGACAATCGCTCAACCCATCCTTTTCGAACTGCTCTCCTCACCTTCCGGAAACTGTGTAGAAGGCTTATGGGTTCTGGTACAAGTGTTAAAGTTTTCTCCAAACATTCTGCGCAGGACAGCGTTTAGGTGTAGCTTTGAGAAGTTAAATTTGGCTCACACGCCAAGCTCCAAACCCTTACACACTAATTTTTCTGCCTCATATGATCACGCTGATTTAATTGAGCGCAAATGGGGCAAACTATTGTGAACATTAGCCCAAAATACTTTTATGACTGCTGAAAAAACTTTCGCCAGCGCGGCTGCCTCCCCCCTTGCGGCGACCGCCCTCAAATTAGTAGGTGTCGTCACTATCCTGTCAGCACTCCTCGATTTTCTAGTGCTGTTGATTCCCCCTAATTTTTTAGATGCGCAATGGCAACTGAATGCGACGACTCAAATCGTGGATCGAGGCATTGTGCCGTTAGTTGGGATTTCCCTACTTTTAGCAGGCTATTGGATTGACCGCAGTGCTGGGACTGCGAGATCCAGCGGTAATCTGCTGACCGATCTCCGATTCTGGGCTTGTGTGGTGTCCAGCATTTTGGGCCTCGTCTTCCTGTTGCTGACTTTCTTGCATGTGAACAATGTGCGCATTACGGCTCAAGAAGCTCTGGCGCAGGTCGCGCGAGAAGCTAATCAAGCCCGCGAAGAGTTGGGCCAGCGACTGGAAGGCGAGCTCAATCAACAGTTGAGCCAGCTTGAAGTCTTGTTTCAGGATGAAGCGCTGTTGGATCAAGCGATCGCAGCCGGGCAATTACCAGAAGAGATTCAACAATTTCAAGGCAACCCTGATGGCTTGAATGAGTTTTTGTCAGAGCGAGCGGGACAAGCGGCCCAAGAGATTGAGACCGAAATCGGCACTCGTCAGGAAGACGCGCGCGCACGAGTCCGGCAAGAGGCGATTAAATCTGCTGCGCGAATTTCAATCAGCAGCTTTTTGATGTCGATCGCTTACATCGTGATTGGTTGGACGGGGCTTCGTCGCCTCATGAGCATGGGGGGTGCTTAGGCGATACTATAGCCGCCTGCATCCGCGTACGGAATCTTTATTTCACACATCATAGGCCCGGTAGATGGCAGGATTAATCTGTCATTTGCCGGGCTTTTGGCTGGTATCACTGGCTCACTGCCGGGCAGCTTGAGGCCGGAGAAATCGGCCGCTTAGTTGCAAAATCTTCTGCTTTCGAGACAGGATGATTGTCAAGGGATGTCGGCATCTTGGAAAAGCCGCATCCAGGAGCCTAAAATTTTGCGAAAACTGCCGTCCTTGCCTTTTTCAGTCAAATTTGCGTACGGTACTGGAGAACTGGCAGCGGCAGTACCCTCGAGCCTATCTGCCTTTTTCCTGCTGTACTTTTTTACGGATGTCGCAGGGATGACCCCAGCGCTGGCCGGGGGCGTCCTCATGTTTGGCCGGCTATGGGATGCCATCAACGATCCGCTGATTGGCTGGCTTAGCGATCGCACGCGATCGCCCCTCGGTCGTCGCTATCCTTGGATGCTGGCAGGGGTCGTGCCCCTGTCGATTTGCTTCATTCTGTTGTGGACGGTGCCCCCAGTCGAAACTCAATGGGGATTGTTCACTTATTACGCGCTCTTGTCACTGTTTGCCTTTGCGTCGCTCACTTCCGTCCAACTGCCCTATACGGCCCTTGCGGCAGAGCTCTCAGATGATTATGACGAGCGTACGGCTCTCATCGGTATGAAGTCAGCCTTCAGCATTGGCGGCAGCATTCTTGGCTTGGTGATGGCGCAAATCGTCTTCGATCGCATTAGTGACCCCGAGGCGCAGTATCACCTTCTGGGGCGACTGTCGGCGAGTCTAGCCGTGTTTATGATCGTGTTTTGTGTGGTCGGCACCTATCGCCGCTACTGGCAGGTCCAGGCTCACCGCGATCGCTCCCGCGCGCATCCGGCCACGACTTCCCTATTCGTAGAAATTCGCAGTGTGTTTCGGAACTCAGCGTTTCGTAAAATTCTCGGCCTTTATCTCTGTGGTTGGATTGGTATTCAACTCACGGCAGTGATGCTGCCCTACTTTGTTGGAGCCTGGATGGGACTGCCAGAAAGTCACTTTGCGCGTATGGCTCTGACCGTTCAGGGCACCGCGATCGCCATGGTCGTCGTGTGGGAGCGCGTTGCTAAATTCAGCGATAAGCGAACCATTTTTTTGTTAGGCGCCCCCCTGGCAATTTTTGCGTTGACCGCGCTGCTGACACTACAACCCGGCAATGTGACCATGATGTATCTGCTGGGCATGTTTGCGGGAATGGGGGTCGCCACGCTTTACATGGTCCCATTTTCCATGTTGCCCGACGTCGTCGACCTCGACGAGTTAGAAACCGGGTTACGCCGCGAAGGGCTGTATTTCAGTGCGGTTGTCTTTCTCCAAAAAGTGGGGATTGCGATCGCCCTGTTCGCCTCCGGTAGTCTGCTCGATTTGACCGGATTCGTCGCCAATGCCGCCAATCAGCCAGATTTGGCCCTTTGGACAATTCGTCTGCTGATTGGCCCCTTGCCAGCAATATTGCTGTTGGGTAGTGTTTGGTTTGCCTATCGCTATCCCATCAGCCGCGATCGCCATCAACAGATTTTGTTGGCACTGGCCGAGCGACGACCACCAGAGCATCCGACTCCGCCTGCCTCCATCGCGAGCAAGTCAAGTTAAAGTCAGTGGCCTGGAGACTGGGGATGGCGAGTTCCTGTTGAGTAACTGATCCCCATTCACAGCAGCCCACTTGGTCGATATGCCGAAGATGATCCCTTGGCAAAGCGTCTGCAAACGGTAAGATAGAAAAGCTGTAGTCTCGGCAAAGTCTTGTGAGCAACGTCCGCACTGTATCTGACACCAAACGCGCCTTTTACGAAAACTTTGACCGCCCAGTTACGTCGGTATATCGCCGCGTGATTGAAGAACTCATGGTGGAGATGCATCTCCTGTCGGTGAGTGGTGACTTTGTCTACGACCCCATTTATGCGTTGGGCATCGTGACGACCTACGACACCTTTATGGAAGGTTATCGCCCCGAAGGTGATGTCGAACCGATTTTCGTGGCTCTGTGTAAATCCGTAGAGTCCACCCCAGAGCAATATCGCAACGATGCCCAACACGCTCTGAGCACTGTCGAGGGTATGTCGCTCGACGACCTTAAGTCACTTTTAGGCAACTTATCTGAAGCCAATGCCGAAGGTCTTGCGACAATTTTAAAGGGAGTCGCTGAGCGCGATCGCTTCAAATATAGCCGGGCTTTTGGCATTGGCTTTTATACTCTCACCGCCAAGATTGACGCTGATTTAATTCAAGACAAAGAGTCACTGATGGCCTTTATGAAAGAGGCCGCCGAAGCACTTGGCATCTCTTTCGACAAGCTCCAAAAAGATATCGAGCTTTATCGCAGTAATCTAGACAAGATGGTGCAAGCCAAGGCACTCATGGCAGAAGTGCTAGAAGCAGAACGGAAAAAGCGCGAAGAACGGGCGCAAGCAAAAGCTGAAAAAGAGCAGGCGACTAGTTCGCCAGAGTCAGCCGATGTAACCTCAGAAGAAGTTGCTGCTGAACCCGTTGCGACGCCTGCTGCAGAAACTGACGAGCAGTCTCCGTCTGCTTAGTCGTCTTACAGCGGATGTTGACCGGCGGGCAAAACGTTTGGCTAGTGCATTCATGCTGCCACGGCTGAAGAATCGGCATTCCTCAACCGCGACATGAGTTGGTTGCAGAGCCCGATGCTGGCGATGCTTAGCGTTAGGCTCTGCTGATGCATTAAGTCGAAAATCATGATGTTTCAACTGCTGGGTGCTCCTCAATATTGAGCAACAGTGGGGGTCGTTGCGGGATTAGGCGTCTGCGGTTGCGATCGCAATTGCCCCATAACCGCCGCAATCTGTTCCAACGCCGTATCAATGTCGGCTTGGTCAACCATCAGGTTAGTAACGGCTCGCAAAGTGTGGGCAGCGGTAGGTAAGACGCCGACGCCGACGGCTGCTAACTCGTTGGCCAAGACCGTTGCCGGTAGAGTGGGCGGAGTGTGGAAATACACTAGATTTGTAACCACTGTGTCAAGGTCAACACTGATGCCGTCGATAGCCTGTAACCCTTGAGCCAATCTTTGGGCATGGGCATGATCATCAGTTAGGCGATCTCGTTGGTGTTTAAGGGCATAGAGCGCTCCGGCGGCAATAATGCCTGCTTGGCGCATGCCGCCACCAAACATTTTGCGAAACCGTCGCGCTCGCTGCATCAATTCCTTAGAACCAACTAGAGCTGAACCGACCGGGGCACCTAACCCCTTCGAAAAGCATACGCTCACAGTGTCAAAGGGGTTTGCATACTCGGCTTCCGTAATTCCAGTGGCGATACAGGCATTCCAAAAGCGGGCGCCGTCGAGATGCAGTCGCAGATTATTCGCTTGACACACTTGAGCGATCGCCCGAATTTCTGATAACGGAAATATACTGCCGCCGCCACGGTTGTGAGTGTTTTCCAAACAGACAAGCTTGGTGCGAGGGTAGTGTTCATTCCAGGGGCGCAGGGCGGCTTGTAGATCAGCGGCAGTAAAGATGCCGCGATCGCCCGTAATGAGCTTGCACATGACCCCAGACAGCGCTGCCGGACCGCCCGCCTCATAAAAATAAATGTGCGCCTGGCTTTCCAGAATAATTTCATCGCCGGGTTCAGTGTGAATGCGCAGTGCGACTTGATTAGTCATCGTGCCTGAGGGCATGTATACGGCGGCTTCTTTGCCGAGCAGTTCGGCTACGGTTTCTTCTAATTCGTTGACAGTCGGGTCATCGCCCAGGACATCATCGCCGACCGGGGCATCGGCGATCACTTGGCGCATGGCGGGCGTAGGCTGAGTCACAGTATCGCTACGTAAATCAATCATCATCAAGTATTGAGTCCACTATTTGGTGATGGCGCAATGCCTATTTGTGTATGGCTAGCGGGGACGACCTAATGAGCCCGGTTGCTGTTTAGGCATTACTGCTTGAAGCCAAAAAAACAAAAACAGCGAGAAGCGATCGCTCCTCGCTGTTAAATTAACGCAGATAAAGCATCTTCAAGATGGATTAGGATGCCGCAGCACGTTCCTTAGCTTCTTTGATGACCACTTCAGCAACATTGCTGGGACAAGGTGCATAGTGAGAGAACGTCATCGAAAACTGGCCACGGCCTGAGGTCATTGTGCGCAAGTCACCAATGTAGCCAAACATCTCACTCAAGGGAGCTTCTGCTTTAATGCGTACCCCAGTCGGGCCGGTGTCTTGGCCTAAAATCATGCCTCGGCGGCGGTTAAGGTCGCCAATAACATCCCCCATATAATCATCTGGGGTAAAGACATCGACCTTCATGATGGGTTCGAGTAATTGCAGGCCTGCCTTAGGCAGCGATTGTCTGTAAGCAGCTTTTGCGGCAATTTCAAAGGCGATCGCTGACGAGTCAACCGGGTGAAAACCGCCATCATTCAGGGTTACTTTCAGGTCAACCACAGGGAAGCCTGCCAGGGGGCCTTTCTCAACGCTCGTCTCAAATCCTTTCTGCACTGCAGGCCAGAATTCGCGAGGCACGTTACCGCCAGTCACCTTAGACTCAAACTCAAAGCCTGTGCCGGTTTCAGCCGGTTCAATGGTGTAATCAATCTTCGCAAATTGACCTGAACCACCGGATTGCTTTTTATGGGTGTAGCTATCGCTAAAGACCTT
Above is a genomic segment from Leptolyngbya iicbica LK containing:
- a CDS encoding Crp/Fnr family transcriptional regulator, whose product is MSVNSSLRPHTAQHLSSQDGFVAVLEQLYRERTLTPYAAGRTMPLKMSEVLIVCRGVVQLYTIQPDGSETLLGLAGPSMPIGLPFTIVDPFWATALTDVDVLPLPTAEVEASPLLLAGICRHLMRRLQQSEAWLAIAGQRLVGDRLRQLLLLIAHEFGQVEPGGVRIPVRLTHHQLATAIGTTRVTVTRLLKEFKAEGWLQTEQRYLIVQLEQLRTSGWSRMYL
- a CDS encoding SOS response-associated peptidase; the encoded protein is MCGRFAQTHAGADVAQTFQLAAVPELSPRYNIAPSQDISVIVQSRRTGDRLHHAKRWGLVPGWSKDVQIGNKLINARSETVADKPAFRDAFQRRRCLIVADGFYEWQQAPKGQAKQPHLIRLKARSLFAFAGLWERWRSPQTDELHFSCTILTTAANTLMAPIHHRMPVILPSAAYDVWLDPTHYNRGELTALLRPYEAASMEAIAIGTAINHPQNEGAAVQAPL
- a CDS encoding M23 family metallopeptidase, producing the protein MVRVWQLAGGLLAAAIVVFLNLGQAAPTQALDPLSAANTQWQQASFPVENFQAYTSPFGYRSDPYGGDQRFHYGLDMAAPSGSYIRSWWGGQVIEVSDDSSCGTSVVVQSGNWMHIYCHMQGYVTQDGSGRYMLDNEGGLRIREGQLVDTGMRIGRIGMTGRTTGPHLHWGLKYNDNWVDPALVLRAMYSSQQAAIGGQ
- a CDS encoding HugZ family protein → MVSFSDVQSAYVDFPTQVQSLMLSTVTPEGQPQASYTPFVMGRDRTFYIFVSGLSSHTQNLQKTSQAGILLIEDEAQAQQIFARRRLMYDCDVTLIERHDPQWANLADQFKRRFGNLIDMLRQLPDFQIFQLAPSGGRFVVGFGAAYEVNPDNLEQLMPTEN
- the psb29 gene encoding photosystem II biogenesis protein Psp29, whose product is MSNVRTVSDTKRAFYENFDRPVTSVYRRVIEELMVEMHLLSVSGDFVYDPIYALGIVTTYDTFMEGYRPEGDVEPIFVALCKSVESTPEQYRNDAQHALSTVEGMSLDDLKSLLGNLSEANAEGLATILKGVAERDRFKYSRAFGIGFYTLTAKIDADLIQDKESLMAFMKEAAEALGISFDKLQKDIELYRSNLDKMVQAKALMAEVLEAERKKREERAQAKAEKEQATSSPESADVTSEEVAAEPVATPAAETDEQSPSA
- a CDS encoding SRPBCC family protein is translated as MSLTSSLDQLTLDLAPEQQQALQAGEVVMLGSEGTYTVLSLVPAPASVVWDVLTNYERFPDFLPSVKASRVLERRDNCVLVERKDSRKVGILPIRVKIVTENIEYPQERIEYRMVDGTLDEMNGTWELSPVSGPNQADATLLVQKIEAKASMGPLQPYFFEVFESGLTEMTANLRNEMAQQQTALQA
- a CDS encoding MFS transporter, encoding MRKLPSLPFSVKFAYGTGELAAAVPSSLSAFFLLYFFTDVAGMTPALAGGVLMFGRLWDAINDPLIGWLSDRTRSPLGRRYPWMLAGVVPLSICFILLWTVPPVETQWGLFTYYALLSLFAFASLTSVQLPYTALAAELSDDYDERTALIGMKSAFSIGGSILGLVMAQIVFDRISDPEAQYHLLGRLSASLAVFMIVFCVVGTYRRYWQVQAHRDRSRAHPATTSLFVEIRSVFRNSAFRKILGLYLCGWIGIQLTAVMLPYFVGAWMGLPESHFARMALTVQGTAIAMVVVWERVAKFSDKRTIFLLGAPLAIFALTALLTLQPGNVTMMYLLGMFAGMGVATLYMVPFSMLPDVVDLDELETGLRREGLYFSAVVFLQKVGIAIALFASGSLLDLTGFVANAANQPDLALWTIRLLIGPLPAILLLGSVWFAYRYPISRDRHQQILLALAERRPPEHPTPPASIASKSS
- a CDS encoding threonine aldolase family protein → MMIDLRSDTVTQPTPAMRQVIADAPVGDDVLGDDPTVNELEETVAELLGKEAAVYMPSGTMTNQVALRIHTEPGDEIILESQAHIYFYEAGGPAALSGVMCKLITGDRGIFTAADLQAALRPWNEHYPRTKLVCLENTHNRGGGSIFPLSEIRAIAQVCQANNLRLHLDGARFWNACIATGITEAEYANPFDTVSVCFSKGLGAPVGSALVGSKELMQRARRFRKMFGGGMRQAGIIAAGALYALKHQRDRLTDDHAHAQRLAQGLQAIDGISVDLDTVVTNLVYFHTPPTLPATVLANELAAVGVGVLPTAAHTLRAVTNLMVDQADIDTALEQIAAVMGQLRSQPQTPNPATTPTVAQY
- a CDS encoding cation:proton antiporter, yielding MYRQQTDVPTDEVKESTVAAEHQFVLDLTVALGASAVSGYVANRLRQPALLGYLAAGLLIGPSGFRLLNDVQQIEELAEIGVAFLLFALGVEFSLAELRRVQKIAVQGSLWQMGLTTVLVSVVSILTGWATSPLQGVFLGFVLSLSSTAVVLKLLTERGETVAVHGQLMLALLIAQDLALGLMLAFLPALVQPERFWVVLLAAVLKFTLFLGGAIAVGRWCIPRLMRTVAATESQELFLLTTIALCLGIAWITSILGLSIELGAFVAGLMVAEVDYSEQALGRVLPLRDTFACLFFASVGMLIDPQVLLNNWVIILELVTVVMVGKALIILPIILRFGYSFKTALLVSVGLNQIGEFSFVLSLQGLELGLISDQQYLLLLGTTAITLVLTPAWLNSAPWLTRSLQKIPAVDRWLSQMAEPKLLSVPDTLAEHVIVAGYGRVGQVLVNILLNRGYKVLVIENSEAAIQKLRHRRIPYIYGDADAEQVLEKTHLPQAKAMAIALPDPASTRLLLQRALARSPHLDIIARSHTDREIDLLTQIGAREVVQPEFEAAMELGAHLLRSLGEDTVGIQQVLNNIRRDRYQSVRS
- the hpsJ-B gene encoding hormogonium polysaccharide biosynthesis protein HpsJ gives rise to the protein MTAEKTFASAAASPLAATALKLVGVVTILSALLDFLVLLIPPNFLDAQWQLNATTQIVDRGIVPLVGISLLLAGYWIDRSAGTARSSGNLLTDLRFWACVVSSILGLVFLLLTFLHVNNVRITAQEALAQVAREANQAREELGQRLEGELNQQLSQLEVLFQDEALLDQAIAAGQLPEEIQQFQGNPDGLNEFLSERAGQAAQEIETEIGTRQEDARARVRQEAIKSAARISISSFLMSIAYIVIGWTGLRRLMSMGGA
- a CDS encoding CU044_2847 family protein; the protein is MITIKAHWFIIDAVMHSDIIQTVTSSEESIVLFEMSDSRGKMTAASRHPQELATKSAQALGQAMGTIHALANRTSETLAKLPQPPATCEVEFGIKVDAQAGVLVSNSAEASNLRIKFVWVPTPSKPASE